In Panthera leo isolate Ple1 chromosome B3, P.leo_Ple1_pat1.1, whole genome shotgun sequence, a single genomic region encodes these proteins:
- the LOC122221624 gene encoding uncharacterized protein LOC122221624: protein MEALSFPICKLESQRKLHPHENCEETQGGLVPAAQHGGSSPEPVREDARGRRMAATQIHFCLRNCRWSLLTSFQEFSDAGDGGRCRGWSLSVYSHHPNEAFDNLRNQPESMDPISGHLPCACCKSPPTGRVKPQSLTQSTVGLQTASGVSLVLGQPFLAV from the exons ATGGAAgccctcagttttcccatctgtaaactgGAATCACAACGCAAGCTTCACCCCCATGAGaattgtgaag AAACCCAAGGAGGACTGGTTCCCGCAGCCCAACATGGCGGCTCCTCCCCAGAGCCTGTCAGGGAAGATGCTCGAGGAAGAAGGATGGCCGCTACACAAATCCACTTCTGCTTGCGGAACTGCAGGTGGTCCTTGCTAACTTCCTTCCAGGAATTTTCAG ATGCTGGCGATGGGGGCAGGTGTCGAGGATGGAGCCTGTCAGTTTATTCTCATCATCCGAACGAAGCCTTTGACAATCTACGGAACCAGCCTGAAAGCATGGATCCCATCAGCGGACATTTGCCGTGTGCCTGCTGCAAGAGTCCTCCCACGGGTCGGGTTAAGCCTCAGAGTTTGACTCAGAGCACCGTGGGGCTGCAGA cTGCCTCCGGCGTGTCCCTAGTCCTCGGCCAGCcttttctggctgtgtga